A window from Anser cygnoides isolate HZ-2024a breed goose chromosome 1, Taihu_goose_T2T_genome, whole genome shotgun sequence encodes these proteins:
- the LOC106029631 gene encoding trypsin I-P1, which yields MKYILFVAFVGVAVAFPINDDDDDKIVGGYTCTKNSVRYQVSLNSGYHFCGGSLISSQWVLSAAHCYKSSIQVKLGEHNLALQEGTEQTISSSKVIRHSGYNSNTLDNDIMLIKLSKAATLNSYVNTVPLPTSCVAAGTTCLISGWGNTLSSGTQYPNNLQCLNAPVLSSSQCSSAYPGQITNNMICVGYLNGGKDSCQGDSGGPVVCNGQLQGIVSWGIGCAQKGYPGVYTKVCNYVSWIQSTISAN from the exons ATGAAATACATACTGTTTGTCGCCTTTGTTGGTGTGGCTG TTGCCTTCCCCATCAATGATGACGATGATGACAAGATTGTGGGAGGCTACACCTGTACAAAGAACTCAGTCCGATATCAGGTGTCCCTGAATTCTGGGTATCACTTCTGTGGAGGTTCTCTCATCAGCAGCCAGTGGGTCCTGTCAGCGGCTCACTGCTACAAGTC TTCCATCCAAGTGAAACTTGGGGAACACAACCTGGCACTCCAAGAAGGCACTGAGCAGACCATAAGTTCATCTAAAGTCATCCGCCACTCTGGCTACAACTCCAACACGCTGGACAATGACATTATGCTGATTAAACTTTCCAAAGCAGCCACACTCAACTCCTATGTCAACACAGTTCCTCTTCCTACCAGCTGTGTGGCCGCAGGCACCACATGCCTAATCTCTGGATGGGGCAACACACTCAGCAGTGGCA CTCAGTATCCAAATAACTTGCAGTGCCTGAATGCTCCTGTACTCTCCTCAAGCCAGTGCAGCAGTGCCTACCCCGGTCAAATTACTAACAACATGATATGTGTAGGATACCTGAATGGAGGGAAAGACTCCTGCCAG GGGGATTCTGGTGGTCCAGTAGTCTGCAATGGCCAGCTCCAAGGTATTGTTTCCTGGGGCATAGGATGTGCACAGAAAGGCTATCCTGGAGTTTACACTAAGGTTTGCAATTATGTCTCCTGGATCCAATCAACTATTTCTGCCAACTGA